GTGGGAGCGTACTACATACACAAAGCAAGAAGACATCATTGAGTTCTCCAAATTCTATATCCGCAGTGATAAAGAGGTTTATTATACAGAGGTTCAATTGTAAAAAAATGCTGAAATACAAAAGGACATTTTATAAATATAAAAGATATAAAGTTATAATATTATATCTTTATATTTTATATATAAATCAATCTCTTTAAATAGATTGATCCAAATTTAAAAGGGGGTATCGCTTTTATCAAGTCTTCATCTTAGAACAGCTCCTTAAGTTCACAAAAGCAAAAATAAACGAGGGGGAAATGAGTTGAAAAAGAAAGCTTATTTAATTGTATTGCTTTGTTTATTGCTTGTCACGGCTGCAGGATGCAGCGGCCAAACTGGAAGCTCTGCAGATGAAGGATCAGGAAAAAGTGATGAAAAGACACTTGTATTAGCGGCTTATGGAGGAAGCTATGAGCAAAAAATGAAGGAGGACTTGATCCCAAAGTTTGAGAAAGAGCATGGCGTAAAGGTGAAATATATTACGGGAAGCTCTGTTGATACCTTATCTAAGCTTCAGGCTCAAAAGGATAATCCTCAGATTGATGTAGCTTTCCTTGATGATGGTCCTCAAGCTCAGGCAAAGGCGTTTGGATTGCTGGCGCCATTGGATGAGAGTGTTGTTACGAATCTGGCAAATGTCTATGATATTGCAAAAGACAAGGATAATGTCGGCGTTGGATTCGGAATCATCTCAACCGGCTTGGCTTATAACAAGGATGTCTTCGAACAGAATGGCTGGGAACCGCCGACTTCCTGGAATGATTTGGCCGACCCGAAGTTTAAAGGAAAACTCGTACTCCCTTCCATTGCCAATACGTATGGGGTTCATTTCCTGCTCATGACGGCGATTGCCAATGGCGGAGATGAAGAAAACATTGAACCAGGCTTTGAAAAGATGAAGGAAATTGCCAAAAACGCGATCACTTTTGATAAAACAGCTGACGTTTCAAATTACTTCCTTCAAGGGCAGACAGTCGCAAGTGCATGGGGAAGCAGCCGGGTATTTACCCTTCAGGATAGCGGATTCCCGATTGAGTATGTCATTCCGGAAGAAGGGGCTCCAGCGTTGATGGCAACCGTCAGTGTGGTGAAGGATGCTCCAAACGGGGATCTTGCACAGGAATTTGTCAATTTTGTTCTGGATGAAGAAGCTCAGCTTCTATTTGCGAACTCCTTGTTTGACGGCCCTGTTAATAAGAATGTAAAGCTTGAAGGTGACATTGTCGATAAAGTGGCTTATGGGGAAGAGGAGATTGCCAAATTGATCAAAGTCGACTGGGAAGCTGTAAATGCAAAACGAGCAGAGTGGACAGAACGGGCCAATAAAGAAATCGAAGTAGCCCATTAAAAGAGAGGGGAAACGAATGAGTTACTTAAGCCTGGAAAACGTGGTCAAGACATTTAATAAAACAGAAGTGGTTAAAAAGCTCAGCCTTGGCATCCAAAAAGGGGAACTGGTCTCCTTTTTGGGACCTTCGGGCTGCGGAAAAACGACAACACTGAATATGATCGCCGGATTTCTGGAGGTGGATGGCGGGAAGATTGAGGTGGACGGCAAACCCGTTCACCTGCTTCCTCCCAATAAAAGAGAAATGGGCATGGTGTTCCAAAATTATGCTTTGTTTCCGCACATGACGGTTTTTGATAATGTCGCCTATGGACTTAAGCTGCGTAAAGTGCCAAAAAATGAAATAAACAAAAGGGTTCTGGAAGCATTGGAAATGGTACGTCTGGCTGGCTATGAAAAACGCTATCCAAAGGAATTATCCGGGGGACAGCAGCAGCGTGTTTCATTGGCAAGGGCCCTGGTCATTAAACCGAAGGTGCTACTCCTTGATGAACCACTCAGCAATCTTGATGCAAAGCTGCGCCAGGAAATGCGTGAAGAAATAGTGGATATCCAAAAGCAGGTGGGGATTACAACGATATTTGTCACACATGACCAGGAGGAAGCATTGGCCATATCGGACCGAATCGCGGTCATGTATGAGGGCCGGATTGAACAGGTAGATGATCCGGCATCTATATATAACCATCCAAAGACTGATTTCGTGTCTCAGTTCATAGGGGAAGTCAACCACATTCAGGGGAAAGTCCTGGAAACCTATGAAAATAAGAAATGCAAAATGCACTTTTTTGGGAATGAACAGATCGTTTCAGTTCCATCTGTAAAGAATTCCGAAGTTCACTTTTTCATACGGCCGGAAAAAATCCAAATCGCCTTAGCACAATCAAATGATAGAAATGAGGCTTTTCAAACCAAGGTGGAAAGGAAAATGTTCCTCGGAGCCAAGACACGGTACATTCTGAAGGTACATGACCGGCATCTGATTGCAGATATTTCCAATACCGTTTTAAATCCCACCGAAATTAAAGAAGGAAACAGTGTCTACACGTATTGGAACCCTGAAGACCTGCTGCCTTCCAGAATGGCGAGGTGACTCACATGCAAGCCGGAATCGGAACGGAACATGACTTATTGCTTCAGCAAAAGAAAAAGAATTTGAATAAAAAACGGCTTGATACGTGGCTGCTTTTACTTCCGACGCTGGGGATCTTCATTTTCTTCTTTTTGCTGCCATTGTTTTTCTTATTTATTACAAGCTTTAAAAATTTTGATGCAAGCACCGGAGTGGGAAATGAGTGGACACTTCAGAACTACATCAAGTTCATGTCAGATCCTTTTTACCTTGGAGTGGTCTGGCGCACTGTGAAAATTGCTCTTTTAACGACTTTGATTACCATCATCATTTCTTATCCCGTAGCTTTTCAGATTTCCAGAGCAAAAGGAAGAACCAGGAATTATTTAACCCTTCTTGTGCTTTCCCCGCTTCTGATCAGCATGGTTATACGCTGCTACGGCTGGGTGATTCTTTTATCCAACAATGGTGTTGTTAATAATACTCTATTAAAGCTGGGCTGGATTGATCAGCCTTTAACCCTCTTATATACCGAACTGAGTGTGGTCATCGGGATGGTGCATGTTCTTTTCCCGTACATGGTGCTGAGCATCATGGGATCTCTTGAA
This window of the Cytobacillus pseudoceanisediminis genome carries:
- a CDS encoding ABC transporter substrate-binding protein, which produces MKKKAYLIVLLCLLLVTAAGCSGQTGSSADEGSGKSDEKTLVLAAYGGSYEQKMKEDLIPKFEKEHGVKVKYITGSSVDTLSKLQAQKDNPQIDVAFLDDGPQAQAKAFGLLAPLDESVVTNLANVYDIAKDKDNVGVGFGIISTGLAYNKDVFEQNGWEPPTSWNDLADPKFKGKLVLPSIANTYGVHFLLMTAIANGGDEENIEPGFEKMKEIAKNAITFDKTADVSNYFLQGQTVASAWGSSRVFTLQDSGFPIEYVIPEEGAPALMATVSVVKDAPNGDLAQEFVNFVLDEEAQLLFANSLFDGPVNKNVKLEGDIVDKVAYGEEEIAKLIKVDWEAVNAKRAEWTERANKEIEVAH
- a CDS encoding ABC transporter permease yields the protein MQAGIGTEHDLLLQQKKKNLNKKRLDTWLLLLPTLGIFIFFFLLPLFFLFITSFKNFDASTGVGNEWTLQNYIKFMSDPFYLGVVWRTVKIALLTTLITIIISYPVAFQISRAKGRTRNYLTLLVLSPLLISMVIRCYGWVILLSNNGVVNNTLLKLGWIDQPLTLLYTELSVVIGMVHVLFPYMVLSIMGSLEKIDPSVIRASQNLGASSFRTFFSILLPLTLPGVFAGSVMVFSLSVSSFVTPAILGGPQVKVMSYLTYEQVAVMLNWPYGGAIGFLLILIATITIIAYSKILARSEKGVAIQ
- a CDS encoding ABC transporter ATP-binding protein, yielding MSYLSLENVVKTFNKTEVVKKLSLGIQKGELVSFLGPSGCGKTTTLNMIAGFLEVDGGKIEVDGKPVHLLPPNKREMGMVFQNYALFPHMTVFDNVAYGLKLRKVPKNEINKRVLEALEMVRLAGYEKRYPKELSGGQQQRVSLARALVIKPKVLLLDEPLSNLDAKLRQEMREEIVDIQKQVGITTIFVTHDQEEALAISDRIAVMYEGRIEQVDDPASIYNHPKTDFVSQFIGEVNHIQGKVLETYENKKCKMHFFGNEQIVSVPSVKNSEVHFFIRPEKIQIALAQSNDRNEAFQTKVERKMFLGAKTRYILKVHDRHLIADISNTVLNPTEIKEGNSVYTYWNPEDLLPSRMAR